In one window of Candidatus Schekmanbacteria bacterium DNA:
- a CDS encoding glycosyltransferase gives MKKIKVLHLLSSLNIGGREKVAIDIVNNLDREKFLPFLMSLRPKGTMQKKVKEDVKIITYNKSDKLDFGAYRRISNVLKENQIDILHTHNPGGFLYGFIGGKLAGVKTIVNTEHGFEYNINFKKRLAESFCRRFTTLTIAVSEDVKKRLGASGMIRVLHNGIIIDEKDYSSEKEKIRRSIGVMEDEVLIGCVARLAYVKNHRCLFRAFKIASDINPKLKLLIVGDGYLKENLLSLREELSLRNKIIFYGETDNVSKVLNALDIFALTSVYEGISITILEAMACGLPVVATKVGGNPDVIEDGKSGILAENGNEKEIAEAFLVLAKNKELRINFGCTGRKIVYERFNFKNTLQEIENIYLNSFK, from the coding sequence ATGAAAAAAATAAAAGTTCTTCATCTTCTTTCGTCTTTAAATATCGGCGGGAGGGAAAAAGTTGCTATCGATATCGTCAACAATCTCGACAGAGAAAAGTTTCTTCCCTTTTTAATGTCACTCAGGCCAAAGGGGACTATGCAAAAGAAAGTAAAAGAAGATGTCAAAATAATTACATATAATAAGTCTGATAAACTTGACTTTGGCGCATATAGAAGAATCTCGAATGTCCTCAAAGAGAACCAAATTGATATACTGCACACACATAATCCCGGAGGTTTTTTATATGGCTTTATAGGAGGGAAATTGGCAGGTGTAAAAACAATCGTAAATACAGAGCATGGATTTGAATATAATATCAATTTTAAAAAAAGGTTGGCAGAGTCATTTTGTAGAAGATTTACGACTCTTACGATAGCAGTAAGCGAAGATGTAAAAAAGCGGCTTGGAGCTTCTGGAATGATTCGTGTGCTTCATAATGGCATAATTATAGATGAAAAAGATTATAGCAGTGAAAAAGAGAAGATAAGAAGAAGTATAGGGGTAATGGAGGATGAAGTTTTAATCGGCTGTGTAGCGCGCCTTGCTTATGTAAAGAACCATAGATGTCTTTTCAGGGCTTTCAAAATCGCGTCAGACATTAATCCTAAGCTTAAACTTTTGATTGTTGGAGATGGTTACTTAAAAGAGAATCTCCTGTCATTGAGAGAGGAGCTTTCACTTCGAAACAAAATTATATTTTATGGAGAAACAGATAATGTATCTAAGGTTCTTAATGCATTGGACATTTTCGCATTGACCTCTGTTTATGAAGGCATTTCTATTACCATTCTTGAAGCTATGGCTTGCGGGTTGCCTGTGGTCGCAACGAAGGTTGGAGGGAATCCTGATGTGATAGAAGATGGTAAAAGCGGGATTCTTGCTGAAAATGGCAATGAAAAAGAAATTGCAGAAGCATTTTTAGTCCTTGCCAAAAACAAAGAGCTGCGAATCAATTTTGGATGCACCGGCAGAAAGATTGTCTATGAAAGGTTCAATTTTAAGAATACTCTTCAAGAAATTGAGAATATTTATTTAAATTCTTTCAAATAA